TCCCTGCGCGAGGCCCGCATCGAGCAGGCGCGCGCGCAGGAGAACGCGGAAACCGTGTCGAAGCGTCTGGAGGCGGCCATCGGCCGTCTCGAAGCGGTTTTGGAGAACTGAGCCATGGCCCAGGTGGACATCGAGGTGAACGGGCGCGCCTACCGCGTCTTCTGCCAGGACGGCCAGGAGGCCCGCCTGCGTGAGCTGGCCGCTTTCGTGGACGCCAAGCTGAAGCAGGTGACCGGCGGCGGAAAATCCGGGTCGGAGGCGCAGATGCTCGTCCTGACCGCCATCGTCATGGCCGACGAGATGCAGGACGTGATGGCGGGCCGTGGCCTCGCCCCGCTGTCCACGATCAACGAGGCCGAGGTGGCCGCCGCCGTGGACAATGTCGCTTTGCGCATCGAAGAGGTTGCCGCGCGGCTCGAGCGCGCCTAAGTTAGCTCCTGGAAGGTCGCTGCCTGGTTCGTCAGGTCGCAATAATCCCCAGGGCCGATAATCTTAGACTCTCGGGAGCTGTCCCTGTCCGGACCTTGGTCCGGTTACACGGCGCCCACCTGCTCTGCAGGTCATGGAGGATAAGCAATGCCAACGGCCGAGGCGGCGCCTTCCGCCTTTCCCCTGACATTCCCCCACCTGTCCAGGCGACGATGACCGACCCGCGCGCGGCCAAGGACGCCGCCCGAGCCCAGGCGCGCGCCCGGCGCGACTCCCTCAGCGACGACCGGCTGCGCGCTTTTGCCGCGGACTCCTTGCGCGACCGTTTCCTGGAGGAGCTGGTCCGGCCGGGGCTCGTCCCGGACGGCCCCATCGCCGGCTACTGGCCGCTCGGCTCGGAACTCGACGTGCGGCCTTTGCTGCTCCATCTTAGGACGGGTGGGCGCTCCATCGCGCTTCCGGTTTCCGGGCCGCGCGGGCAGGCGCTGACCTTCCGCGACTGGGACCCCGTGCTGCCGCTGGCCGCCGGCCGCTACGGCATCCACGAGCCGGCCGCCGACCGCCCCGAGGTGGTTCCCGCGGTGCTGCTGGTGCCGATGCTGGCCTTCGACCGCAGCGGGCACCGGCTGGGCTACGGTGCCGGCTACTACGACCGGACGCTGGACGCCCTGCGCGCCGCCCGGTCGCCGTCCGATGGCCCGGTCCTGGCGGTCGGCATGGCCTTCGCCGCCCAGGAGATGGACGCGGTGCCCTGCGGGGCGCACGATGAGCGGCTCGATTGGATTCTGACGGAGCGCGAGACGCTCCGCTTTACGCAGTGAAGGTTGGGGACGATGCGGCTTTTGTTTCTCGGTGATGTGGTGGGGCGGACGGGACGCGACGCGGTGATCGCGCACATGCCGATGCT
The window above is part of the Azospirillum sp. TSH58 genome. Proteins encoded here:
- a CDS encoding cell division protein ZapA, which translates into the protein MAQVDIEVNGRAYRVFCQDGQEARLRELAAFVDAKLKQVTGGGKSGSEAQMLVLTAIVMADEMQDVMAGRGLAPLSTINEAEVAAAVDNVALRIEEVAARLERA
- a CDS encoding 5-formyltetrahydrofolate cyclo-ligase, with protein sequence MTDPRAAKDAARAQARARRDSLSDDRLRAFAADSLRDRFLEELVRPGLVPDGPIAGYWPLGSELDVRPLLLHLRTGGRSIALPVSGPRGQALTFRDWDPVLPLAAGRYGIHEPAADRPEVVPAVLLVPMLAFDRSGHRLGYGAGYYDRTLDALRAARSPSDGPVLAVGMAFAAQEMDAVPCGAHDERLDWILTERETLRFTQ